In Ischnura elegans chromosome 6, ioIscEleg1.1, whole genome shotgun sequence, one genomic interval encodes:
- the LOC124161264 gene encoding protein takeout-like yields MEFAVILLSLALLVSVEGAGEKSVASKLKLCKADDPNLDECFRDAVETAFRNLKDGDRSLGIVPIDPMFVPEMTMTRSEGPVGMTLKFINCTHSGLSNMKVISAKVSPDRLSFDLKMKLNLFTLSGPYETNGRILVLPIVGEGIANITMYDSDIAWTFQGKHVKRDGKTYLQIEKYIVDIKPKSAYMNLGNLFNGDAVLGETTNRFLNENSREVIQELAPELNAALAELHKGLAQRILDRLPMEEAFA; encoded by the exons CAAGCAAACTCAAACTATGCAAAGCAGATGATCCCAACCTCGACGAGTGCTTCAGGGACGCCGTTGAGACGGCATTCCGCAACTTGAAAGATG GTGACCGATCCCTTGGCATAGTGCCCATTGATCCGATGTTCGTGCCGGAAATGACCATGACCAGGTCGGAAGGACCAGTCGGCATGACCCTCAAGTTCATCAACTGCACGCATTCCGGATTGAGCAACATGAAAGTTATCTCTGCCAA AGTTTCCCCGGATAGATTAAGCTTCGACCTCAAGATGAAGCTGAATTTGTTCACGCTGTCGGGACCGTACGAGACCAACGGAAGAATCCTTGTCCTGCCAATCGTTGGAGAGGGAATTGCCAATATTACCATGT ATGACTCCGACATTGCGTGGACATTCCAAGGAAAACACGTCAAAAGAGATGGAAAGACATACCTCCAAATTGAAAAGTACATAGTAGACATCAAGCCAAAATCAGCATACATGAACCTTGGGAATTTATTCAATGGAGACGCAGTTCTTG GTGAGACCACCAACCGGTTTTTGAACGAGAACAGTCGTGAGGTAATACAGGAGTTGGCGCCGGAGCTTAACGCGGCACTGGCTGAGCTGCACAAAGGCCTTGCCCAGAGGATCCTGGACCGGCTGCCGATGGAAGAGGCATTCGCCTAA